One window of the Lachancea thermotolerans CBS 6340 chromosome A complete sequence genome contains the following:
- a CDS encoding DJ-1/PfpI family protein (conserved hypothetical protein) — protein sequence MAVKHILMIAGDFVEDYEIMVPFQILLMVGHKVDVVSPEKKAGEKIATAIHDFEGHQTYTEKPGHNFMLNATYSNVQADDYDALVIPGGRAPEHLGTNESVLNLVRAFANANKPIAAICHGPQLLAAANVISGRKVSAYPACRAEIIVAGAQYQAIAIDGAVTDGKLVTAPAWPAHPAWMSQFLKVLGSKIEA from the coding sequence ATGGCCGTTAAACACATTCTTATGATCGCAGGCGATTTCGTTGAGGATTACGAAATCATGGTTCCATTTCAGATTCTGCTTATGGTTGGGCATAAGGTTGATGTTGTTTCACCTGAGAAAAAAGCTGGCGAGAAAATCGCCACTGCCATTCATGATTTCGAAGGCCACCAGACTTATACCGAAAAACCTGGTCACAATTTTATGCTCAATGCCACCTACTCTAATGTTCAAGCTGATGATTACGACGCGCTGGTCATTCCAGGCGGAAGGGCGCCGGAACATCTGGGAACCAATGAAAGCGTCCTCAATCTGGTTCGTGCCTTTGCAAATGCGAACAAACCAATCGCTGCTATTTGTCATGGCCCACAGCTTCTAGCAGCGGCCAATGTCATTTCCGGACGAAAGGTTTCTGCCTACCCAGCCTGTCGTGCCGAAATTATAGTGGCTGGCGCGCAGTATCAGGCTATTGCAATTGATGGTGCTGTAACAGATGGCAAGCTCGTGACGGCCCCGGCTTGGCCAGCCCACCCGGCTTGGATGAGTCAGTTCCTTAAGGTTCTAGGTTCCAAAATCGAAGCATGA
- a CDS encoding SRPBCC domain-containing protein (conserved hypothetical protein): protein MKVCTRVEINAPASVVRETLLDFSGHAKWNPFFTSIVLFEHDGHDLSSQIKPGDRLEVTMKDIRSGKVNKFTPTVLANTVNKFKWEGSLIGQWFFSGIHTFEFQEENGGQKCTLLQHETFSGVALPLLKPVLGGAQRNFEAMNNALKKACESQDEHK, encoded by the coding sequence ATGAAGGTTTGTACAAGAGTGGAAATCAATGCACCTGCTTCGGTCGTTCGCGAAACGCTACTCGATTTCAGTGGGCATGCCAAATGGAACCCATTTTTTACCTCAATTGTATTGTTTGAACATGACGGCCATGATTTAAGTTCCCAGATTAAGCCTGGCGATCGCTTGGAAGTAACAATGAAAGATATACGATCTGGAAAAGTCAATAAGTTCACACCAACCGTTCTCGCTAACACTGTAAACAAGTTTAAGTGGGAGGGATCTCTTATTGGGCAATGGTTTTTCTCAGGCATTCACACGTTTGAGTTCCAGGAAGAAAACGGCGGTCAGAAATGTACATTGTTACAACACGAAACGTTCTCGGGTGTAGCTCTGCCGCTACTCAAACCTGTTTTGGGcggagctcaaagaaactttgaagccaTGAATAAcgccttgaaaaaggcttGCGAGAGTCAAGATGAGCACAAATGA
- a CDS encoding KLTH0A00264p (conserved hypothetical protein), translated as MNELLYSSGKWPSPRCVFEGEQCHFIFQNIVEDPGQYDLHDKELIESAMRIYNTQFGAWWREFLETRISNITEGIKDILPRDNYRCTSL; from the coding sequence ATGAATGAACTTTTGTACTCTTCAGGAAAGTGGCCGAGTCCGCGTTGTGTTTTTGAGGGAGAGCAGTGCCattttatttttcaaaatataGTTGAGGATCCTGGCCAGTACGACCTGCATGACAAAGAGCTAATCGAAAGTGCTATGCGGATCTATAACACTCAGTTTGGCGCTTGGTGGAGGGAGTTTTTAGAAACAAGAATATCAAACATCACCGAAGGAATTAAAGATATATTGCCCCGAGACAATTATCGGTGTACAAGTCTTTGA
- a CDS encoding KLTH0A00220p (conserved hypothetical protein): MPELGGSAPALIIFTGKVVIFELNSTAVHFKRFMEFHNSQLDGTVETLKNHSQYCQIALTPSEYIYS, encoded by the coding sequence ATGCCGGAGCTCGGAGGTAGTGCTCCCGCTCTAATCATTTTTACGGGCAAGGTTGTAATTTTTGAGCTGAACAGCACTGCCGTACACTTCAAAAGGTTCATGGAGTTCCATAACAGCCAGCTTGACGGCACTGTAGAAACCCTAAAAAATCATTCTCAATACTGCCAGATTGCTTTAACACCTTCAGAGTATATTTATTCTTAA